A segment of the Sphingopyxis sp. OAS728 genome:
CCCACCTCGATACCGACAGCGGGAAACCCACGCCGCTTCCGGGCAGTTTCATCGCCGAAGTGCGGCGATTCGAATCGCGGACGCCGACTCAGGAGTGATTCGCGGACTTGCCGATTCGAACCGGATTGTATTTCTCGACCAAAGAAGTCAGCTTTTCTCGGCAAAAAGGCAAAAAAAGGGCCACCCGAAGGTGGCCCGTGAAAGTTTTGGGAGAGGATGCCTAAAAGGCAAGTGTGATATTGCAGTGCACAATGAATGTTGCAACTGCGAAAAGAACATCTGCTGTTGCATTTTTTGCAATCGAGAACGTTATCAGCGACCATTTGACGCAATCGCCCGCCATTCCGCTCCCCCTCGCAAAATGACGCGACATCGCCTAAATTGGGCTGATGGGAATGTTCAACAAAATGGATGTCGGCGGCGGCCTGTCCGATTTCTGGGCCTATGTCCGCGAACCGCGCCCGCACCGTTGGGCGATCTGGGGCGTCGCGCTGGCGCTGACCTGGCTCATTTTCACCGGGGTCGAGAAATATCTGATCCCTTATGAAAAGCCCAAGGAACAGATCATCTATTTCGAGAATTGGACCGCGAACCGCAGCGCGGCCGATATCCGCGCCGACTGGGTGGCACGCGCCAAGGAAACGACGCTGCACAACGCCCAGAAGCGCGCCGAATATCAGCGTTTCGCCGACAGCCTCGGCATCGAATATGATTCGACCGAGGCCGACAAGGTGACGCGCGAAACGCTGGGCGAAGAGGCGGCCGCGGCGGCAAAGAAGAAGCCCGAGCCCGTGCAGCTTCGCTCGACGCTCGCCGAACGCGCGGCGCGCGGCGCGCAGCCCAAAGCCGCCGACTGACCGGATGCAGCGAGGCCCCGCCGATGCCGACTGGATGGCGGCCGCCGTCGCCCTGTCGCGGCGTGGCCGCCCGGCGTCGGCGCCCAATCCCAATGTCGGCTGCCTGATCGTCAAGCAGGGCAGGGTGATCGCGCGCGGCTGGACGCAATCGGGCGGGCGCCCGCATGCCGAGGCGGTGGCGCTGACGGCGGCGGGTGACGCGGCGCGCGGCGCGACCGCTTATGTCACGCTCGAACCCTGCGCGCACACGAGCCCGCGCGGGCCGGCGTGCAGCGACCTGCTGATCGCTGCGGGGGTCGCGCGCGTGGTGATCGCGGCGCAGGACCCTGACGCCCGGACTGACGGCAAGGGCATCGCGCGGTTGCAGGCGGCGGGCGTCGAGGTCGTCTTCAATATGCTTCCCGCCGAAGCGCGCGCCGCGATGGCACCCTGGTGGACGCGCCGGGCCGACGGACGGCCGTTCGTGACGCTCAAGCTCGCGACCTCGCTCGACGGCTGCATCGCGCGCGCCGACGGATCGAGCCGCTGGATCACCGGCGACCGCGCCCGTGCGCACGGGCATCTTGAACGCGCCAGCCATCAGGCGATCCTCGTCGGACGCGGAACGCTCGCGGCCGATGCGCCGCAACTCGACGTGCGGCTACCGGGGCTCGAGGACCGCAGCCCGAAAAGGCTGCTGCTCACCAGTGGCGAAGCGCCCGATGGCTGGATCGCCGTCGCCTCTCCGCAAGCGATCGATGACGTCGATTCGGTCCTCGTCGAGGGCGGTGCGGGCGCCGCATCGGCCTTCCTCGCCGCCGATCGCGTCGACCGGCTCTTGCTCTATCGCGCGCCGATCCTGATCGGTGGCGGCAAACCCGCGCTGGGCGACATCGGGCTGACCGATCTGGCCGACGCACACGGACGCTGGCGCCTTTCCGACAGCCGCGTGCTTGGCAGCGACCGGCTCGACGTCTACGAGCGCGTCAGAGAAGGATAACCATCCCATGTTCACCGGCATTATCACCGACATCGGCACCGTTCGTTCGCGCGAAGATCGCGGCGACACGCGGCTCGTCATCGCCACCGCCTATGATACCGATACGATCGATCTCGGTGCGTCGATCGCCTGTTCGGGGGCGTGCCTCACCGTCGTCGACAAGGGCGCCGATGGCGAAGGCCACTGGTTCGCGATCGATGCCAGCGCCGAAACGCTCGCGCGCACCGCGCCGGGGATGTGGGACCAAGGGCGTCGTCTCAACCTCGAGCGCGCGCTCAAGATCGGCGACGAACTTGGCGGGCATATCGTCACCGGCCATGTCGACGATATCGGCCGCATCGTGTCGGTCGAGCCGGTCGGCGACAGCGTCACCGTCACCGTTGCCGCCCCCGCGTCGCTCGCCCCGCATATTGCCGCGAAGGGCTCGGTCACCGTCGACGGGGTCTCGCTGACGGTCAACGAGGTGACCGACCAGCCGAACGGCGACGCGCATTTCACGCTCAACATCATCCCGCACACCCAGGAAATGACGACGCTGAACGAGGCCGCCGCGAACCGTCCGGTCAATCTCGAGATCGATATCCTCGCGCGTTATCTGGCGCGGATGCAGGCGCGCGGCGCCTAGCCCTCCAGCCAGCTTGCGGCCAGCTCAGGATCGGCCGCGAGCATCGATCGCCGCATCGCGAGCCGCCCGATCCGCAGCAATTCGGCCTTGCGGCGTGCGGGTGCGAGGTTGCAGCTTGCCGCCTCGCGTACGACCGCCGCGCCATAGCGGTCGGCGACGATCAGCCCCGATGTCTCGCGGCGATAGCCCTCGGTTTCGAGGATCGCGGGGTCGAGCCCCGACGCGAGCGCCCAATAGAATCGGTCGCACCAGTCGCAATAGTCGGGCCATTTGCCGTCGCCGTGCAGGTCGGCGCGGCTGACCTTGATCTCGACGATGGTGATATTGCCCTTGGCGTCGATCGCGGTGAGGTCGGTGCGCCGCCCGTTCGGCAGCGGAACCTCCGGAATCGCGACCAACCCCGCCTGCGCGAACAGGCGGCACACCCCGCGCGCGACGTCCGCGGCGGCGATCGGGTCGGTCATCGCTTAAAAACCCGTCCTCAGAACGGAACGTCGTCGTCCAGATCGTCGTCGAACGGTGGGCGTCCGCCGCCCGAGCTGCCGCCGCCGCCCTGGTTCCAGCCGCCGCCCGAGCCACCGCCCGAACCGCCACCCTGATCCCAGCCACCGCCGGAGCCGCCACCCGACGAACCGCCGCCCTGCGCCCAGCTGTCGCCGCCGCGCGAGCCGCCACCGCCGCCCGGCGCGCCGTCGAGCATGGTCAGCGTGCCGCCCATGCCCGCGATCACGATCTCGGTCGTATATTTGTCGTTGCCGTCGCGGTCCTGCCATTTGCGGGTGCGCAGCGAGCCCTCGATATAAACCTTCGAGCCCTTTTTCAGATAGCGCTCGACGACGCCGATCAGGCCTTCGCCGTTGATCACGACCTGATGCCACTCGGTGCGCTCCTTGCGCTCGCCCGTCATCCGGTCCTTCCACTGCTCGGACGTCGCGATGCGGAGATTCGCGACTTTGCCGCCGTTCTGGAACGACTTGATTTCGGGGTCGGCACCGAGGTTGCCGATGAGAATTACCTTGTTGACGCTGCCAGCCATCCGCCGCTCCGCTCCGCTCTTTAAGTTGGGAGGATCAGCCGAGTCCGAAGGCGACGGCCGTCCAGTAAGTGATACCAGCAGCGGCATAGGCGAGCAGGAACAAATAGCCAACCATGAACATGGGCCATTTCCACCCATTGGTCTCGCGCTTGGTGATCGCGATCGTCGAAATGCACTGCGGCGCAAAGACGAACCAGGCGAGGAAGGCGAGCGCGGTGGCGATGCTCCAGCGGCCGGCGATCCGGTCACCGAGCGCCTCGGCCATCGCGTCCTCGTCGCCCTCGGCGTCGATCGCATTCGCGGTCGCCATCGCTGACACCGCGACCTCGCGCGCCGCCATCGCGGGGATCAGCGCGAGCGCGATGTCGTGGTTGAAGCCGATCGGCTTGACGACAACCTCGAGCGCGCTCGCGATGCGGCCGCCGGCGCTATATTCGACCTGGCTCTGGCCCGCGGGCGCTTGCGGAAAGGTCAGCAGCAGCCACAGGACCACCGTCGTCGCGGCGATGATCGTCCCGGCGCGGCGGAGGAAGATCCACGCGCGCTGCCACAGCGCGATCGCGATGTCGTTGAGCCGCGGCCATTGATAGCGCGGCATTTCCATCATGAAGCCCGTGGCGTTGCCCTTGGTCACCGATCGCCGCAGCACGAAGGCGACGAGCAGCGCGCCGACGATGCCGCTGATGAACAGGCCGAACAGCACGAGTCCCTGCAGCCCGATCGGCGTCCCACCGACCTTTTGCGCCGGGATGAAGGCGCCGATGATCAGCGTATAAACGGGCATGCGCGCCGAGCAGGTCATCAGCGGTGCGATCAGGATCGTCGTCAGCCGGTCCTTTTCGTCGGGGATCGAGCGCGTCGCCATGATACCGGGGACGGCGCAGGCGAAGCTTGAGAGCAGCGGGATGAAACCGCGCCCCGACAGTCCGACTTTGCCCATCAGCCCGTCCATCAGGAAGGCGGCGCGCGTCATATAGCCCGACGCCTCGAGCAGCAGGATGAAGAGGAAGAGGATCAGGATCTGCGGCAGGAAGACGACGACCGCGCCGACCCCCGCGAGCAGCCCTTCGACAACGAGTCCGCGCAGAAAATTGTCGGGGAAGGTGCCGACGACCCACGTCTGAACCACACCGATTACGCCTTCGAGCGCGTCGGCGAACGGCGTCGCCCACGAAAAGACCGCCTGGAACATCACAAACATTAGCGCGACAAGGAGAATGAGCCCGCCGACCGGGTGGAGCACGATATTGTCGACGCGCTGGGTCCAGCGGCGCACCGGCGTTTCGTCGACCGTTGCAACGCGCGCAATCGCGCGGGCGCGCTGATGGAGCGAGGCGTCGCTCTGCGGCGCGGCGAACGCGGCTCGCGGCTGGTGCGACTGGATCGCGCCGTCGACCGCGGCGAGCAATTCGATAAGCCCGCGCTTGCGCACCGCGACCGTCGGGACGACGGGCACGCCCAGCTCTTTCGACAGCCGTTCGGCGTCGAGCGTCAGCCCGTCGCGTTCCGCGAGGTCGAGCATGTTGAGCGCGACGACGGTCGGCAGGCCGAGCGCGAGAAGTTCGAGCGCGAAGCAGAGATGATTGTCGAGGTTCGCTGCGTCGAGCACGATGATCAGCGCATCGGGCCGCGTCTCGCCAGCCTGCTTGCCGAGGATCACGTCGCGCGTCACCGCCTCGTCGAGGCTCGCAGGGGTGAGGCTGTAGGTGCCGGGCAGGTCGATCAGCGACAGTGGGCGGCCGTCGACAAAGCTCGCATGCCCCGCCTTCCGCTCGACGGTGACGCCGGGATAGTTGGCGATCTTTTGTCGCGCGCCGGTCAGCGCATTGAACAGGCTCGATTTGCCGGCGTTGGGATTGCCGACGAGGGCGATGGAGGGAATCGCGGCGGTCATGCCGGCTCGACCTCGATCGCTGCGGCCTGGCTGCTGCGGATGATGACCTTCATCCGCCCGATCGTCAGCGCCAGCGGATCGCGCGAAAAAATGCTGCCGCGGTGATGCGGGACGACTTCGCATCCCTCCATCAAGCCGAATTCGCGCAGGCGGCGTCCTTCGTCGTCGGACATGGCATTCCAGTCGATACGGGCGATCCGCACCGCCACTCCGAGTGGCGATTTGTCGAGCAAAGCAGTCATTTGCGAGCGATTATCAATAACAATCGCTTTACGCCAGTCCTTTATCGAAACCGGTCAACGCCCCGGATAGCGTAGCCGCCCGACGAAGCGCGCCAGGCTGGGCCGTTCGATGCTGCGTGCGGCGCGGCGATGCTTCCAGCTTTCGAATCGCATCACCTGATCGATGCGGCGCGCGAGGAAGGCGCGTGTGTCGGCTAAGCCTTCGCTTTCGTCATTCAGGAACACGGCCATCGTTGAGCCATAGACGGCGCCGAGGATCGCGCGCTTGCTGTAATGATTATAGTCGGTCGCGGTATCGCCCGCGAGCCGCCACATATGATCGGCGGCGCGCCAGCCGAGCTTCGCGGCGTGCGGGGCGTTGGTTGGCAGCGCCAGCAAAGCGAGCGCACGCCGCAGCGATTCGCGGTTCGGCGCAAGCAAGTCGATGCGCGTCTCGACCAGCGTCGTGATGCGCTCGCGGATTTTCAGCGCGGCGAGCTTTTCGGCGGGCCAGCGCAGTTCCATCGCCGCGTCCACATCGGCGAACCAGGCGTCGACCATGTCGCGGCCGCCGCCGGGAAAGGCGAGACGCGCGACGTCGGGGTCGACGCCGACGCGCGCCGCGGCGTCATCGAGCGCGGCATCGCCGAAGCCGTCGAACGCCGCCGACGCCGCGATCAGCGGCGCGAGCGCGGCGCGAATCTCGTCTAGGGTCGGGTCGGCGGGAAGGATCGAAGCCATAGGCTTCAGATAGGCCGCGCTGTGCGGTTCGGCAACCGGATCAGCACTAGCGCGGCACCGACCATCATCCCGCCGAAAATATCGATCGCCGACAGCGTCTCGCCAAAGCCGATCCAGCCGGTCAGCGCCGCGACCGCGGGCTGGATCAGCAGGGTGAGCCCGATCACCAGCGGCGAGAAGCGCGGCAGCGACCAGATCATCAGCCCCTGCCCGACGATCTGGCTGGTCAGCGCGAGCAGGATCAGCGGCGTCCAGTTCTGCGGCATTACCGTTTCGCCGAGCGCGAGCGCGGTGCCGAGCAGGATCGGCACGCACACCGCCGATGCGATGGCGAGAGCGCTCCACGGCGCGAGCGTGTCGCGCACACGCTGCATCAGGATGACATAGAAGGTGTAGAGGACTCCGGCGAGCAGGCTCAAGAGATCGCCGACAAGATAGTCGGGCGACAGCTCATAGCTTTGCCCCATCAGCAAGGCCGATCCGGCGAAGGCGAGGATGATCGCCGCCGCCTGCCATCCGCGCGGCATTTCGCGGGTCAGGAAAATGCCCCAGATGACGAGCAGCAGGCTGGCGCAATTGCCGAACAGCGTCGCATTGGCGACCTTGGTCTGCAGGATGCCGAGATGCCACGCGGCGAGGTCGAGCGCGAAGAAGATGCCCGCGGCGGCGGCGATCAGCACCGCCGGGCGCGGCGGCATCCGCCCGCCCGTCTCCCGCCACGCGAAGACCAGCAGCAGGGGCAGCGCGAGCGTCATCCGCCAGAAGGCCGATGCGGTCGGGCCGGTGTCGGCCATGCGCACAAGCATTGCGCCGAGCGACAGCGCGATATTGCCGCCGATCAGCGCGGCAAAGGCCCAGCGGCCGGGTCCCGTGCCGGCCGCCTCTACGTCGTCGATACTGTCCATCTTCGCTGTCATTTAGATTTTCTTTTGCTACGTACCATTGTGCCGGCACCGCTGCGTCCATAGCTTCGCGGGCCATAGCGGCGACCGATGGGGCCGTCGCGAAGAAAGTGAAACGTGGAGGAACCATGGCCGTATCACTATTCGATCCGATTAAATTGGGCGCGATCGACGCCCCGAACCGCATCATCATGGCGCCGCTGACGCGCGGCCGCGCCGGACCGGGCTTCGTGCCCAATGAACTCGCACGCGACTATTATCGCCAACGCGCCTCGGCGGGGCTCATCATCTCCGAAGCCACCGGCATTTCGCAGGAAGGCCTTGGTTGGCCGAGCGCGCCGGGCCTGTGGACCGACGCGCAGGTCGAGGGCTGGAAGCCGGTGACCGACGCGGTCCACGCCGCCGGCGGGCGCATCGTCGCGCAGCTCTGGCATATGGGCCGGCTCGTCCATTCGGTGTTCAACGATGGCAAGCAGCCGGTTTCGGCGTCGGCGACGACGGGCACCGGGCGCGCGCATACGCCGGTCGGCCGCCTCGATCTGGAAGAAGCGCGCCCGCTGCGCCTCGACGAGATTCCGCGCGTCATCGCCGATTATGTGAAGGCGGCCGAAAATGCGAAGAAGGCCGGCTTCGACGGCGTCCAGCTGCACGGCGCCAACGGCTATCTGATCGACCAGTTCCTGCGTGACGGGTCGAATCTGCGCGACGATGATTATGGCGGTTCGGTCGAAAACCGCATCCGCCTGCTACGCGAAGTCACCGAAGCCTTGATCGGTGTCTGGGGCAAGGACCGCGTCGCGGTGCGCCTGTCGCCGAACGGTGAGACGCAGGGCGTCAACGACAGCGCCCCCGAAAAGCTGTTCCCCGCCGCCGCCGCGGCGCTCGATGCGCTCGGCATCGCCTTCCTCGAATTGCGCGAGCCGGGTCCCGAGGGCACTTTTGGGCGCACTGACGTGCCCAAGCAGTCGCCAGCAATCCGAGCCGCCTTCAAGGGTCCGCTGATCCTCAACAGCGACTATGAT
Coding sequences within it:
- a CDS encoding FeoA family protein, yielding MTALLDKSPLGVAVRIARIDWNAMSDDEGRRLREFGLMEGCEVVPHHRGSIFSRDPLALTIGRMKVIIRSSQAAAIEVEPA
- a CDS encoding riboflavin synthase; this encodes MFTGIITDIGTVRSREDRGDTRLVIATAYDTDTIDLGASIACSGACLTVVDKGADGEGHWFAIDASAETLARTAPGMWDQGRRLNLERALKIGDELGGHIVTGHVDDIGRIVSVEPVGDSVTVTVAAPASLAPHIAAKGSVTVDGVSLTVNEVTDQPNGDAHFTLNIIPHTQEMTTLNEAAANRPVNLEIDILARYLARMQARGA
- a CDS encoding COQ9 family protein gives rise to the protein MASILPADPTLDEIRAALAPLIAASAAFDGFGDAALDDAAARVGVDPDVARLAFPGGGRDMVDAWFADVDAAMELRWPAEKLAALKIRERITTLVETRIDLLAPNRESLRRALALLALPTNAPHAAKLGWRAADHMWRLAGDTATDYNHYSKRAILGAVYGSTMAVFLNDESEGLADTRAFLARRIDQVMRFESWKHRRAARSIERPSLARFVGRLRYPGR
- the ribD gene encoding bifunctional diaminohydroxyphosphoribosylaminopyrimidine deaminase/5-amino-6-(5-phosphoribosylamino)uracil reductase RibD encodes the protein MAAAVALSRRGRPASAPNPNVGCLIVKQGRVIARGWTQSGGRPHAEAVALTAAGDAARGATAYVTLEPCAHTSPRGPACSDLLIAAGVARVVIAAQDPDARTDGKGIARLQAAGVEVVFNMLPAEARAAMAPWWTRRADGRPFVTLKLATSLDGCIARADGSSRWITGDRARAHGHLERASHQAILVGRGTLAADAPQLDVRLPGLEDRSPKRLLLTSGEAPDGWIAVASPQAIDDVDSVLVEGGAGAASAFLAADRVDRLLLYRAPILIGGGKPALGDIGLTDLADAHGRWRLSDSRVLGSDRLDVYERVREG
- a CDS encoding alkene reductase, with the translated sequence MAVSLFDPIKLGAIDAPNRIIMAPLTRGRAGPGFVPNELARDYYRQRASAGLIISEATGISQEGLGWPSAPGLWTDAQVEGWKPVTDAVHAAGGRIVAQLWHMGRLVHSVFNDGKQPVSASATTGTGRAHTPVGRLDLEEARPLRLDEIPRVIADYVKAAENAKKAGFDGVQLHGANGYLIDQFLRDGSNLRDDDYGGSVENRIRLLREVTEALIGVWGKDRVAVRLSPNGETQGVNDSAPEKLFPAAAAALDALGIAFLELREPGPEGTFGRTDVPKQSPAIRAAFKGPLILNSDYDVALAEAALENGSADAIAFGRPFIGNPDLVERIQNGAEWAADNPQTWYSPGAEGYTDYPALQTA
- the ssb gene encoding single-stranded DNA-binding protein; this encodes MAGSVNKVILIGNLGADPEIKSFQNGGKVANLRIATSEQWKDRMTGERKERTEWHQVVINGEGLIGVVERYLKKGSKVYIEGSLRTRKWQDRDGNDKYTTEIVIAGMGGTLTMLDGAPGGGGGSRGGDSWAQGGGSSGGGSGGGWDQGGGSGGGSGGGWNQGGGGSSGGGRPPFDDDLDDDVPF
- the feoB gene encoding ferrous iron transporter B, producing the protein MTAAIPSIALVGNPNAGKSSLFNALTGARQKIANYPGVTVERKAGHASFVDGRPLSLIDLPGTYSLTPASLDEAVTRDVILGKQAGETRPDALIIVLDAANLDNHLCFALELLALGLPTVVALNMLDLAERDGLTLDAERLSKELGVPVVPTVAVRKRGLIELLAAVDGAIQSHQPRAAFAAPQSDASLHQRARAIARVATVDETPVRRWTQRVDNIVLHPVGGLILLVALMFVMFQAVFSWATPFADALEGVIGVVQTWVVGTFPDNFLRGLVVEGLLAGVGAVVVFLPQILILFLFILLLEASGYMTRAAFLMDGLMGKVGLSGRGFIPLLSSFACAVPGIMATRSIPDEKDRLTTILIAPLMTCSARMPVYTLIIGAFIPAQKVGGTPIGLQGLVLFGLFISGIVGALLVAFVLRRSVTKGNATGFMMEMPRYQWPRLNDIAIALWQRAWIFLRRAGTIIAATTVVLWLLLTFPQAPAGQSQVEYSAGGRIASALEVVVKPIGFNHDIALALIPAMAAREVAVSAMATANAIDAEGDEDAMAEALGDRIAGRWSIATALAFLAWFVFAPQCISTIAITKRETNGWKWPMFMVGYLFLLAYAAAGITYWTAVAFGLG
- a CDS encoding MmcB family DNA repair protein translates to MTDPIAAADVARGVCRLFAQAGLVAIPEVPLPNGRRTDLTAIDAKGNITIVEIKVSRADLHGDGKWPDYCDWCDRFYWALASGLDPAILETEGYRRETSGLIVADRYGAAVVREAASCNLAPARRKAELLRIGRLAMRRSMLAADPELAASWLEG
- a CDS encoding DMT family transporter, which translates into the protein MTAKMDSIDDVEAAGTGPGRWAFAALIGGNIALSLGAMLVRMADTGPTASAFWRMTLALPLLLVFAWRETGGRMPPRPAVLIAAAAGIFFALDLAAWHLGILQTKVANATLFGNCASLLLVIWGIFLTREMPRGWQAAAIILAFAGSALLMGQSYELSPDYLVGDLLSLLAGVLYTFYVILMQRVRDTLAPWSALAIASAVCVPILLGTALALGETVMPQNWTPLILLALTSQIVGQGLMIWSLPRFSPLVIGLTLLIQPAVAALTGWIGFGETLSAIDIFGGMMVGAALVLIRLPNRTARPI